Proteins encoded by one window of Halorussus salinus:
- a CDS encoding glycosyltransferase, whose product MELVWITPGTPYPPNQGERVVTFNRIKRLADRGHDVHVLSVVDDESELDRADEMTDFCSSVTYATRPRGMKLYARNPRLPYPVASRYAPKLQEKLDELTDTADVVVAEHTNMTKYLTELDVPTCFSVHNIETKVLLGMARSKFPSPRAIPYAVESARMLQYERTVFGDGLFDSYLFLSTDERAQMADRFPTIADRTSVSPIGVTADRFDLTESLPEKYASDVPTVVFTGTMRYEPNVDAVEWFVKEVFPKVRSVVPDVRFLIVGKEPNETVRRLGKQPGVVVTGRVPAIEPFIDAADTIVVPLREGGGVKIKLVEALASESVVVSTPTGAEGVNVKHGKHLWVAEDADMFAKYVTDALSGSEDSRELAISGRAQMVEMYAWSSVVDDLEAHLHDLARR is encoded by the coding sequence ATGGAGCTAGTGTGGATTACGCCGGGTACACCGTACCCGCCAAACCAGGGCGAACGGGTCGTAACGTTCAACCGCATTAAGCGACTGGCTGACCGTGGACACGACGTTCACGTCCTCTCAGTCGTGGACGACGAGTCGGAACTCGACCGAGCAGACGAGATGACAGATTTCTGTTCGTCGGTCACGTATGCGACACGTCCACGGGGTATGAAACTATACGCCCGGAACCCGCGGCTTCCATATCCTGTGGCGAGTCGATACGCACCGAAACTCCAGGAGAAACTCGACGAACTCACAGATACTGCGGACGTGGTCGTTGCCGAACACACCAACATGACGAAATACCTAACAGAATTGGACGTACCCACGTGCTTTTCTGTTCATAATATAGAGACAAAGGTCCTGCTCGGAATGGCACGATCGAAGTTCCCGTCGCCGAGGGCCATCCCCTACGCGGTTGAGTCGGCACGAATGTTACAGTACGAACGAACTGTTTTCGGTGACGGTCTGTTCGACTCGTACCTTTTCCTTTCGACCGACGAACGCGCCCAGATGGCCGACCGATTCCCGACGATTGCCGACCGGACGTCAGTATCTCCCATAGGTGTGACCGCAGACCGGTTCGACTTGACCGAGTCCCTCCCGGAAAAGTACGCTAGCGACGTGCCAACTGTCGTCTTTACAGGAACGATGCGCTACGAACCGAACGTGGATGCAGTCGAGTGGTTCGTTAAGGAGGTATTTCCAAAGGTCCGGTCGGTAGTTCCGGACGTGCGCTTCCTCATCGTCGGCAAGGAACCGAACGAGACTGTCCGTCGTCTCGGCAAGCAACCCGGCGTCGTCGTGACGGGTCGCGTCCCGGCGATCGAACCGTTCATCGATGCTGCCGACACTATAGTGGTGCCGCTTCGAGAAGGGGGCGGCGTCAAGATCAAACTCGTCGAAGCACTTGCTAGCGAGTCGGTCGTCGTCTCAACGCCGACCGGTGCGGAAGGAGTGAACGTCAAACATGGTAAGCACCTCTGGGTAGCAGAGGACGCCGATATGTTCGCTAAATACGTTACTGACGCGCTCTCTGGGTCCGAGGACTCGCGCGAACTCGCTATCAGCGGCCGAGCTCAGATGGTCGAGATGTACGCATGGTCTTCGGTCGTCGATGACTTGGAGGCCCACCTTCATGACCTCGCAAGAAGGTAA